Proteins co-encoded in one Methanomassiliicoccales archaeon genomic window:
- a CDS encoding DUF362 domain-containing protein → MAEVYFADMRATRRSRNIPTKIGKLMRRTGMEDAIEKGDMVAIKTHLGEPGSTSFLRPQFLAKVVDVVERKKGVPFLTDSNTLYRGGRSNAVDHLRAATLHGFTYPVVNAPVIIGDGLTGKDEVQVEIGLKHFERVRVSSAAFHADSIIGVAHFKGHQLTGFGGAIKNIGMGFGSRKGKLEMHAEVRPSVKEDECKACGQCARFCPVDAIKIRKIAEIDRSKCIGCGECVTTCPYEAMEPGEMSSNEALQEKIVEYCAGILKGKEDKCGFINFLVEFTPHCDCPPWSDAPIVPDVGILASRDVIALDQASVDLINQQRGLEGSRLKKGKEPGEDKIRALTGIDWEVQLEYGEEIGLGERSYRLIKI, encoded by the coding sequence ATGGCAGAGGTTTACTTCGCGGACATGAGGGCAACCAGAAGGAGCAGGAATATCCCAACCAAGATCGGAAAGCTCATGAGGCGGACGGGGATGGAGGATGCTATTGAGAAAGGGGATATGGTGGCCATCAAGACCCATCTGGGCGAGCCGGGGAGCACAAGTTTTCTCAGGCCCCAGTTCCTGGCCAAGGTCGTCGACGTTGTTGAGAGGAAGAAGGGAGTCCCATTCCTCACGGACTCGAATACACTCTACAGGGGAGGGAGATCGAACGCGGTTGACCACTTGAGGGCGGCGACCTTGCACGGATTCACATACCCGGTCGTCAACGCTCCAGTGATCATTGGGGACGGGCTCACGGGAAAGGATGAGGTTCAGGTCGAGATCGGATTGAAACACTTTGAGAGGGTCAGGGTCAGCTCCGCCGCATTCCATGCCGATTCAATCATAGGAGTGGCACATTTCAAGGGACATCAGCTGACGGGATTCGGCGGGGCGATAAAGAACATCGGAATGGGATTCGGATCCCGAAAGGGGAAGCTGGAGATGCATGCAGAGGTGCGACCATCTGTGAAAGAGGATGAATGCAAAGCATGTGGTCAGTGCGCCCGTTTCTGCCCGGTTGATGCCATCAAGATACGGAAGATCGCAGAGATCGACAGATCCAAGTGTATAGGCTGCGGTGAGTGTGTGACCACCTGCCCTTACGAAGCGATGGAACCGGGTGAGATGTCATCCAATGAGGCACTTCAGGAGAAGATCGTTGAGTACTGTGCGGGCATTCTCAAAGGAAAGGAGGACAAGTGCGGCTTTATCAATTTCCTCGTGGAATTCACCCCCCATTGCGACTGTCCACCATGGAGTGATGCTCCCATCGTTCCAGATGTAGGAATATTGGCATCCCGGGACGTGATCGCACTGGATCAGGCGTCGGTCGATTTGATCAACCAGCAGAGAGGGCTCGAAGGGAGCCGATTGAAGAAGGGGAAAGAACCAGGGGAGGACAAGATACGAGCTCTGACAGGGATTGATTGGGAGGTCCAGCTGGAGTACGGAGAGGAGATCGGCCTGGGTGAGAGGTCTTACAG
- a CDS encoding aldo/keto reductase: MNLESRVTLNNGVEIPLLGFGTYKVEPGEVTTKVVKEALEVGYRHIDTAKYYGNEADVGKAINESKIPRDDVFITTKLWNSDQGYEKAMEAFDESFNRLGLEYIDLYLIHWPVPGKYLESWTALEDILQSGRVRAIGVSNFMVHHLDDLLTNCSIDPSVDQVEFHPHLVNLELLEFCKEKGIQMEAWSPLKQGSMPYDRGMAGIGWRYGKTASQATLRWDLQHGVIAIPKSIKKNRMIENSQIFDFELTPAEMRTIDSMDRGERVGPDPDRV, from the coding sequence ATGAACTTAGAGTCGAGGGTCACGCTCAACAACGGCGTCGAAATTCCATTGTTGGGGTTTGGAACTTACAAGGTCGAGCCTGGTGAGGTGACGACCAAAGTCGTAAAGGAGGCCCTCGAGGTGGGTTACCGACACATCGATACTGCCAAGTATTACGGCAACGAGGCGGATGTTGGAAAGGCTATCAATGAGAGCAAGATCCCACGCGATGATGTTTTTATCACCACAAAACTTTGGAACTCCGACCAGGGATATGAAAAGGCCATGGAAGCTTTCGATGAGAGTTTCAATCGCCTAGGCTTGGAATACATTGACCTTTACCTCATCCACTGGCCGGTTCCAGGTAAGTATTTGGAAAGCTGGACTGCACTTGAGGACATACTTCAGAGCGGGAGGGTTCGCGCCATTGGGGTGAGCAACTTCATGGTCCATCATCTTGATGATCTCCTCACAAATTGCTCAATTGACCCTTCGGTGGATCAGGTGGAGTTCCATCCGCATTTGGTCAATCTCGAGCTACTCGAATTCTGCAAAGAGAAAGGTATCCAGATGGAGGCATGGAGCCCGCTAAAGCAGGGGAGCATGCCTTATGATCGGGGCATGGCAGGAATCGGTTGGAGGTATGGAAAGACAGCTTCACAGGCAACCCTGAGATGGGACCTCCAACATGGGGTGATAGCGATACCGAAGTCGATCAAGAAGAATCGAATGATTGAGAACAGTCAGATTTTCGACTTCGAGCTTACTCCGGCTGAGATGCGCACCATAGATTCCATGGATCGGGGGGAGAGGGTCGGTCCAGACCCCGATCGAGTGTGA
- a CDS encoding GNAT family N-acetyltransferase, translating into MTEKEITIRKFRIDDYERVIRLWQESELEHRPTGRDTRERIAAEIEKETAIFLVAEMDSEMVGSIFCTHDGRKGWLNRISVLPEKQRKGIASALIREGERRLRELGIEVICALIWRSNLASRELFENQGYDFLEDALYYVKKDRPDI; encoded by the coding sequence ATGACCGAGAAGGAGATCACCATCAGGAAGTTCAGAATCGACGACTATGAACGGGTGATAAGGCTATGGCAGGAGTCTGAGCTCGAGCACCGCCCTACCGGGAGGGATACCAGGGAGAGGATAGCCGCCGAGATCGAGAAGGAGACCGCCATATTCCTGGTGGCTGAGATGGACAGTGAGATGGTTGGATCGATATTCTGCACCCATGATGGGCGGAAAGGATGGCTGAACAGGATCTCAGTGCTGCCGGAGAAGCAAAGGAAGGGCATAGCTTCCGCCCTTATCAGGGAGGGGGAGAGGAGATTGAGGGAACTCGGGATCGAGGTCATATGCGCGCTCATATGGAGATCAAACCTGGCCTCCAGGGAGCTGTTCGAGAACCAGGGGTACGACTTTCTGGAAGATGCGCTCTACTACGTGAAAAAGGATCGGCCCGATATCTAG